A stretch of the Saprospiraceae bacterium genome encodes the following:
- a CDS encoding acyl-CoA dehydrogenase family protein produces the protein MSELLLNGGEFLIKDTDFNLNFIPEDLNEDQEMIRQSVRTFVEQEVLARGNDINEQVSLLQEAASLGLLGSHIPEHYGGNPLDTFSNTLISEELGRGEASFNTTLAAHTGIGMLPIFYFGSEALKLKYLPGMCNGSIKAAYCLTEPGSGSDALAAKTQAVLTDDKNAYLITGQKIWITNAGFADVFIVFAQVDGTKFTGFVVDSHLPGISLGAEEHKLGIKGSSTRQVYFDKVIVPVSNILGEIGKGHLIAFNVLNIGRYKLGTICMGGTKRLLEMAIRYANERQQFDHPISSYGAIQFKLAESAIRIFALESTVYRVADLMEDRKIVSTQSGKDAATAMLTSAEEYAVECAIIKISGSEIIDYVVDELIQIHGGYGYSEEYAPARIYRDTRINRIYEGTNEINRMLIINMILRRTLKGQLDLVGPAWEVQKELTSLPSMNLSDEDYALEIRSIKDFRKMVLMVAGAAVKYQMDGKHDLKTQQEILINVADMIIDLYLAESIVLRIQKLKGKYPEKLTDLNESAMKVFFWDAQARLVKNGQDALTSFASGDELRIMLLGIKRFSRYEPVNVKAHRRRIAEALIVKKSYCF, from the coding sequence ATGAGTGAGTTGCTATTAAATGGTGGTGAATTTTTAATTAAGGACACTGATTTTAATTTGAATTTTATTCCGGAAGATCTCAATGAAGATCAGGAAATGATCCGTCAATCTGTACGAACTTTTGTTGAACAGGAAGTTTTAGCTCGAGGGAATGATATAAACGAACAAGTTTCACTCTTGCAGGAGGCTGCTTCATTAGGTCTATTGGGTTCACATATCCCGGAACATTATGGCGGGAATCCCCTAGATACATTTAGTAATACCCTCATATCTGAAGAACTGGGTAGAGGTGAAGCTTCATTCAATACAACACTAGCTGCTCATACAGGCATTGGTATGCTCCCTATTTTCTATTTCGGTTCGGAAGCACTTAAATTGAAGTATTTGCCGGGTATGTGTAACGGATCCATTAAAGCTGCTTATTGCCTGACAGAACCGGGATCAGGCTCCGATGCGCTCGCTGCTAAAACTCAAGCCGTTTTAACAGATGATAAAAATGCCTATTTAATAACAGGTCAAAAAATCTGGATCACTAATGCAGGCTTTGCAGATGTATTCATCGTTTTTGCACAAGTCGATGGAACTAAATTTACAGGATTCGTTGTAGACAGCCACTTGCCTGGAATTAGTCTTGGAGCAGAAGAGCATAAACTCGGAATTAAAGGCTCATCAACACGACAAGTGTATTTTGATAAAGTAATCGTTCCGGTTTCTAACATTTTGGGAGAAATTGGAAAAGGACATCTAATTGCTTTTAATGTGTTGAACATTGGTCGATATAAATTGGGCACAATTTGTATGGGGGGTACCAAACGCTTGTTAGAAATGGCAATTCGCTACGCTAACGAACGGCAACAGTTTGATCATCCAATTTCCAGTTACGGAGCCATTCAGTTTAAATTAGCGGAATCAGCCATACGCATCTTTGCATTGGAGTCAACCGTTTATCGGGTTGCAGATCTAATGGAAGATCGAAAAATAGTTTCAACCCAATCAGGTAAAGATGCCGCAACAGCCATGTTAACTTCTGCAGAAGAATATGCAGTTGAATGTGCAATCATTAAAATCAGCGGATCTGAAATTATAGATTATGTTGTTGATGAATTAATCCAAATCCATGGAGGTTATGGGTATAGTGAAGAATATGCACCTGCAAGAATCTATAGAGATACCCGGATAAATCGAATTTACGAGGGTACCAATGAAATTAATCGGATGTTGATCATCAACATGATTTTACGCCGAACCCTAAAAGGCCAATTGGACCTGGTGGGACCTGCCTGGGAAGTACAAAAAGAATTGACAAGTTTGCCTTCTATGAATCTTTCTGATGAAGACTATGCTTTGGAAATCAGAAGTATTAAGGATTTTCGTAAGATGGTACTCATGGTAGCCGGGGCAGCGGTAAAGTATCAAATGGATGGAAAGCATGATCTTAAAACGCAACAGGAAATATTAATCAATGTCGCAGATATGATCATCGATTTATATCTGGCTGAATCAATTGTTTTAAGGATTCAAAAACTAAAAGGGAAATACCCTGAAAAGTTGACAGATTTAAATGAATCTGCAATGAAAGTTTTTTTCTGGGATGCACAAGCAAGACTTGTAAAAAATGGACAAGATGCCTTGACTTCATTTGCAAGTGGTGATGAACTTCGAATCATGTTACTTGGAATAAAGCGTTTTTCCAGATACGAACCGGTCAATGTTAAAGCTCATCGACGTAGAATTGCAGAAGCACTCATCGTGAAAAAATCGTATTGTTTCTAA
- a CDS encoding glycosyltransferase family 39 protein: protein MEIKSKLILLIVACLAFGLFSNLYTLELRAEEPRRAATAIEMYLTKDYVVPHLNSYNYYNKPPLFSWVLTFFFSLFGSFDEWVVRLPSLLSFVTAALLHFLISKKHIGFEAALLSSLFYLSSADLLFYGSLNSGEIDFFYCLISYIQVISLFSYFHKNNSWLLILSYLAASVGFLTKGFPAIAYQGFGIIALCIQTKKWQNLIKPVHFVAICCFAIPVFTYYYLYYLREGATVFSYIIRLFEESSQRTGFGSRFHKIIMNLINFPLKLVRFLFPWSLLLLFIWKRHVWINLFSNSFLKFACLFLACNMPIYWLSGETKSRYLYLFYILILSILAYHYLNHPERSKFRKTFEVSGFIILGCMTLAPLILNFVPNLSAIPHLFLKSVIALCVFAGILYAYSQTNELKIYYLILSMALFRIALNVFYLPAIPQIESRLFRPTIAEILEITKSEPIHLYGKSNKIHTNLFLGKFELTDSKLETAPLLPYQIPYYITKSNKHIMQFDSVLKDQTFYIGHKYDFRDQPIQIYFRFYDFWLKDSLYLAKLDKPN, encoded by the coding sequence ATGGAGATAAAAAGTAAACTAATTCTACTAATTGTTGCTTGTTTAGCTTTTGGGCTATTCTCAAATCTTTACACCCTCGAGCTGCGAGCAGAAGAACCCAGACGTGCTGCTACTGCTATCGAGATGTATTTGACCAAAGACTATGTGGTCCCACATTTGAACTCGTATAACTATTACAATAAACCCCCATTATTCAGTTGGGTTCTCACTTTTTTCTTTAGTTTATTTGGTTCATTTGATGAATGGGTGGTTCGATTGCCTTCCCTATTGTCATTTGTAACTGCTGCCTTATTGCATTTTTTAATAAGTAAAAAACATATTGGATTTGAAGCCGCATTATTATCTTCATTATTTTATTTAAGCTCTGCTGATTTATTATTTTATGGGAGTTTAAATTCGGGTGAAATTGATTTTTTTTATTGTCTGATAAGCTATATTCAGGTCATTTCACTTTTTAGTTATTTTCACAAAAATAATTCCTGGTTACTAATACTATCCTATTTAGCAGCATCAGTCGGGTTTTTAACTAAAGGTTTTCCAGCAATTGCTTATCAAGGATTTGGAATCATAGCACTTTGTATACAAACCAAGAAATGGCAAAATCTAATTAAACCAGTTCATTTCGTTGCAATTTGTTGTTTTGCAATTCCAGTTTTTACCTATTATTACTTGTATTACTTAAGAGAAGGTGCCACCGTTTTTTCTTATATCATTCGTTTGTTTGAAGAAAGTTCACAGCGAACTGGTTTTGGAAGTCGGTTTCACAAAATCATAATGAATCTAATAAATTTTCCACTTAAACTGGTACGCTTTTTATTTCCTTGGTCACTGCTATTATTATTTATATGGAAGCGCCATGTATGGATTAACTTATTTTCGAATTCTTTCTTAAAATTTGCATGTTTATTTTTAGCCTGCAATATGCCCATATATTGGCTTAGCGGAGAAACCAAAAGTCGCTATCTCTATTTATTTTACATATTGATTTTAAGCATTCTTGCATATCATTATTTGAATCATCCCGAACGTTCAAAATTCAGGAAAACGTTTGAAGTCTCTGGATTCATCATCCTCGGATGCATGACCTTGGCCCCTTTGATTTTAAATTTTGTGCCAAACCTAAGTGCTATACCCCATTTGTTTTTAAAGTCAGTTATCGCCCTTTGTGTCTTTGCAGGTATTTTATATGCCTATTCTCAAACAAATGAATTAAAAATCTATTATTTAATTTTGTCAATGGCCCTTTTCAGGATTGCTTTAAATGTATTTTATCTACCCGCAATACCTCAAATTGAGTCCAGATTATTTCGACCTACAATTGCTGAAATATTAGAAATTACAAAATCAGAACCTATCCACCTTTATGGCAAATCAAATAAGATTCATACAAATTTATTTTTAGGGAAATTCGAACTTACCGACTCAAAACTGGAAACAGCACCCCTATTGCCTTATCAAATACCTTATTACATTACAAAGTCCAATAAGCATATCATGCAATTTGATTCAGTCTTAAAAGATCAAACATTTTACATTGGACATAAATATGATTTCAGAGATCAGCCAATTCAAATTTATTTTCGATTTTATGACTTTTGGTTAAAAGACAGCTTGTATCTCGCAAAGTTGGACAAGCCCAATTAA
- a CDS encoding SRPBCC family protein: MNYLSGFSKLFLILLIVYLLSAFFAKSNFKVERTRVVQASQKLVYNQIGILKNWENWSIWQEKDHSIQYTFEGKDAENGAVMHWKGDPEKSGTGLIEIIQADPPYSMVYKLKGKLPFSIQSMGSFILSAENSKRTTVLWTDHGQIPFLLRPVLMFIDVEAIMAPDMERGFFKIDSICSSFQNQIQLIMHQDSLKI; the protein is encoded by the coding sequence ATGAATTATTTATCTGGATTTTCAAAATTATTTCTCATTTTATTAATCGTTTATTTGTTAAGTGCGTTTTTTGCTAAATCAAATTTTAAAGTGGAGCGAACCAGAGTGGTTCAGGCTTCACAAAAATTGGTTTACAATCAGATAGGCATTCTTAAAAATTGGGAAAATTGGTCAATCTGGCAAGAGAAAGATCATTCCATCCAGTATACATTTGAAGGAAAGGATGCTGAAAATGGTGCGGTTATGCATTGGAAAGGGGATCCAGAAAAATCCGGAACAGGTTTAATAGAGATTATCCAGGCAGATCCACCTTACTCAATGGTCTATAAATTGAAGGGCAAGCTTCCTTTTTCAATTCAATCAATGGGATCCTTTATACTTTCTGCTGAAAATTCTAAACGAACTACTGTCCTATGGACTGATCATGGACAAATTCCTTTTTTATTAAGGCCTGTGTTGATGTTTATCGATGTGGAAGCAATTATGGCACCGGATATGGAAAGAGGATTCTTTAAAATAGATTCTATTTGTTCAAGCTTCCAGAATCAAATTCAATTGATCATGCATCAGGATAGTTTGAAAATTTAG
- a CDS encoding TolC family protein, with the protein MTYSLRTIVLLGLSLFCHCDQMVAQAVKINLDSCLILARRNYPQIKQLDLLVKTGETTVTILNKAWLPQVNVNAQASYQSDVTSLDINIPGFPTPDPLNKDQYKFYADIGQIIYDGGSINLQKKITRANAKLEISKVETELYKLNDRILQLYFGILLSQFHQKSLDLLEKDLVEQINKATVAYNAKTIAANTLYLIQAEKLKLDQRRIDVNSQKNQLLQMLSVFINRNLEANAELIEPPNPILSPVIQRPELQLVDQQIYLSNLQLKLNRSKSIPKINLFGQFGYSNPALNFLKNEFQLYYIGGIKLNWNFSALYQYRSETKVSILNKNLAELQRESFLFNTRLNLMQQNQDIQKYVQLLKSDKELIELRIKIKNASRSQYENGIITVSDYLRELNAEEQARTTEFIHKVQFLQSQYLFYYYSGINL; encoded by the coding sequence ATGACTTATTCCTTGCGTACGATTGTTTTATTAGGCCTAAGTTTATTCTGTCATTGTGATCAGATGGTTGCTCAGGCTGTTAAAATTAATTTGGATTCCTGTCTTATTTTAGCTCGCAGAAATTACCCTCAAATAAAACAGTTGGACCTCCTCGTCAAAACGGGTGAAACAACGGTTACTATTCTAAACAAAGCCTGGTTACCACAGGTTAATGTCAATGCACAAGCTTCATACCAATCAGATGTTACAAGTCTTGATATCAATATTCCCGGGTTTCCAACTCCGGATCCACTGAATAAAGATCAATATAAATTTTATGCTGATATCGGGCAGATTATTTATGATGGAGGCAGTATAAATTTACAAAAAAAAATAACCCGGGCGAATGCTAAGCTTGAAATAAGTAAAGTTGAAACAGAGCTTTACAAATTAAACGATCGAATATTGCAATTATACTTTGGAATATTGCTCAGTCAGTTCCATCAAAAGAGTTTGGATTTACTTGAGAAGGATCTGGTCGAGCAAATCAATAAAGCTACAGTGGCTTATAATGCCAAAACTATTGCTGCTAACACACTTTATTTAATTCAAGCAGAAAAACTGAAATTGGATCAACGGCGTATTGACGTGAATTCGCAAAAGAATCAATTGCTTCAAATGCTTAGTGTTTTTATTAATAGAAATTTAGAAGCAAATGCTGAATTGATTGAACCTCCGAACCCCATATTAAGTCCGGTAATTCAGAGACCTGAGTTGCAATTGGTTGATCAACAGATTTATTTATCAAATTTACAATTAAAGCTTAATCGTTCGAAATCAATTCCTAAGATCAATCTTTTTGGTCAATTTGGATACTCCAATCCTGCATTGAATTTTTTAAAAAATGAGTTCCAGCTCTATTACATAGGTGGAATTAAATTGAACTGGAATTTTTCGGCTTTGTATCAATATCGAAGTGAAACTAAAGTATCAATTTTGAATAAAAATTTGGCTGAACTTCAACGGGAAAGCTTTTTGTTTAATACCAGACTCAATTTGATGCAGCAAAATCAGGATATTCAAAAATATGTCCAGCTTTTAAAATCCGATAAGGAATTAATTGAACTTCGTATAAAAATTAAAAATGCCTCCAGATCGCAATATGAAAATGGGATCATAACGGTAAGCGATTATTTGCGTGAATTGAATGCGGAAGAACAGGCCAGAACAACAGAATTTATTCATAAGGTTCAGTTTCTTCAATCTCAATATTTGTTTTACTATTATTCAGGAATAAATTTATGA
- a CDS encoding efflux RND transporter periplasmic adaptor subunit, producing the protein MKQYGTKFAIIILVCFLQACNQNGLQRDASGVFESDEIIVSSEVIGKVIEFNVEEGSELQKDSVVGKIDPIQYELQSEQIASSIKAMDSKTLSAVPQVQILQAQMESQEEQIKVLQLQLKNALYEKVRLEKLVKADAAPGKQLDDLTSQIAILEQQIKTAQSQVTLIKQQIQSQKDLIKIQNRAITSEKEPLEKRKAMADDYLKKALIRNPMKGTLLTKYIHEGEVVTIGKAIYKLANLDELYLRAYITGSQLTQIKLNQEVKVYVDDASSVVKEFPGIISYISDKAEFTPKTIQTKDERANLVYAVKIRVKNDGYLKLGMYGEVKFN; encoded by the coding sequence ATGAAGCAGTACGGTACTAAATTCGCAATAATTATTTTAGTTTGCTTTTTGCAGGCATGCAATCAAAATGGCTTGCAAAGGGATGCCTCCGGAGTATTTGAATCCGATGAAATTATTGTGTCATCTGAAGTGATCGGTAAAGTAATTGAATTTAATGTGGAAGAAGGTTCTGAATTGCAAAAGGATTCGGTAGTAGGAAAAATTGACCCGATTCAATATGAATTGCAAAGTGAACAAATTGCATCATCAATTAAGGCAATGGATAGTAAAACCTTATCCGCCGTTCCTCAAGTGCAAATTTTGCAAGCTCAAATGGAATCGCAGGAAGAGCAAATAAAAGTATTGCAATTACAATTGAAAAATGCTTTGTATGAAAAGGTCAGACTGGAGAAACTTGTTAAGGCAGATGCAGCACCTGGAAAGCAATTAGATGATTTAACTTCACAAATTGCAATATTAGAGCAACAGATTAAAACCGCTCAGAGTCAGGTAACTTTAATTAAACAGCAAATTCAATCGCAGAAGGACTTAATTAAAATTCAAAATCGTGCAATTACCAGTGAGAAGGAACCCCTTGAAAAAAGAAAGGCAATGGCAGATGACTATTTGAAAAAAGCGTTAATTAGAAATCCAATGAAAGGAACGCTATTGACTAAGTATATTCATGAGGGAGAAGTTGTCACTATTGGAAAAGCAATTTATAAATTGGCAAATCTCGATGAACTTTATTTAAGAGCGTATATTACGGGAAGTCAATTGACTCAAATAAAACTTAATCAAGAGGTTAAAGTATATGTTGACGATGCATCTTCGGTTGTAAAAGAGTTTCCTGGAATTATAAGTTATATCAGTGACAAAGCTGAATTTACTCCAAAAACCATTCAAACTAAGGACGAAAGGGCCAATTTGGTATATGCTGTTAAAATTCGCGTTAAAAATGATGGGTACCTCAAATTAGGTATGTATGGTGAAGTGAAATTTAATTAA
- a CDS encoding ABC transporter ATP-binding protein: MTAIEAIGISKSYRFKKQEVKALVDINLQISKAELFGLIGPDGSGKSSLIRILNTLLLADKGTGYVDGLNIVDDFEEIRKRIGYMPGRFSLYQDLTVEENLQFFASVFNTTISTNYSLIKSIYQQIEPFKHRRAGQLSGGMKQKLALSCALIHRPSVLFLDEPTTGVDAVSRKEFWDMLKELQSNGITILVSTPYMDEAALCDRVALILDGSLFKVDKPANIVDDFEQKLFGVRAKDMYRLIQDLKSWQFVYSCYAFGDSCHVVFKNLTDEIVSCKAYLTSLHHEYIEIVQIKAGIEDCFMDLMKKSA; this comes from the coding sequence ATGACTGCAATTGAAGCAATTGGCATTTCAAAATCATACCGATTTAAAAAGCAGGAAGTTAAAGCACTTGTAGATATTAATTTGCAAATTTCAAAGGCTGAATTATTCGGTTTGATCGGACCGGATGGATCAGGAAAATCAAGCCTGATTCGTATTTTAAATACCTTGCTATTGGCTGATAAGGGAACAGGATATGTTGATGGCTTAAATATAGTTGACGATTTTGAAGAAATTCGAAAGCGAATAGGGTATATGCCGGGCCGGTTTTCATTATATCAGGATTTAACAGTAGAGGAAAATTTGCAGTTCTTTGCTTCGGTGTTTAATACCACCATTAGCACGAATTATTCTTTAATAAAATCAATTTATCAGCAGATTGAACCATTTAAGCATCGTCGGGCAGGCCAGCTTTCTGGAGGAATGAAACAAAAACTTGCTTTGTCCTGCGCACTGATTCATAGACCTTCTGTTTTATTTCTGGATGAACCAACTACCGGTGTAGATGCTGTTTCTAGAAAGGAATTTTGGGATATGCTTAAAGAATTACAGTCAAACGGGATAACTATCTTAGTTTCGACACCCTACATGGATGAAGCAGCTTTATGCGATCGGGTCGCATTGATTTTAGATGGAAGCTTGTTTAAGGTGGACAAGCCTGCAAACATTGTTGATGATTTTGAACAAAAATTATTTGGTGTTCGGGCAAAAGATATGTATCGTCTAATTCAAGATTTAAAGTCATGGCAATTCGTTTATTCTTGCTATGCTTTCGGAGATAGTTGTCATGTAGTTTTTAAAAATCTAACTGATGAAATAGTTTCTTGTAAAGCCTATTTGACTTCATTGCATCACGAATACATTGAAATAGTTCAAATTAAGGCTGGAATTGAAGATTGTTTCATGGATCTAATGAAAAAAAGTGCCTGA
- a CDS encoding ABC transporter ATP-binding protein has product MPENYLIEVTNLTKRFGEFTAVDNISFNVKQGEIFGFLGANGAGKTTAIKMLSGLLNPSSGEAKVIGYDVKTQAEQIKKNIGYMSQRFSLYEDLTVYENMRFYGGIYGLRTKEINSKADDILNFLNLINERNVLVKSLPLGWKQKLAFSISILHNPPLVFLDEPTGGVDPITRREFWELIMEASHRGTTIFVTTHYMDEAEYCNRVSIMVDGKIEALGAPLELRQQIGVSNMEAVFLNLARKSSRIEV; this is encoded by the coding sequence GTGCCTGAAAATTATTTGATCGAAGTTACAAATCTAACTAAAAGATTTGGAGAATTTACTGCTGTTGATAACATCAGCTTTAATGTAAAGCAAGGTGAAATATTTGGATTTTTAGGGGCCAACGGTGCAGGGAAAACGACTGCGATCAAAATGTTATCGGGGTTATTGAATCCAAGTTCAGGAGAAGCAAAAGTTATTGGTTATGATGTAAAGACACAGGCAGAGCAAATTAAAAAAAATATTGGCTACATGAGCCAACGGTTTTCGCTCTATGAAGATTTGACTGTTTATGAAAACATGCGTTTTTATGGAGGAATATATGGATTGCGTACCAAGGAAATTAATTCAAAGGCAGATGATATTTTAAATTTTTTAAATCTGATAAATGAAAGAAATGTTTTGGTAAAATCGCTTCCACTTGGATGGAAACAAAAACTGGCATTTTCAATTTCAATTTTACACAATCCACCACTTGTATTTTTGGATGAACCAACCGGTGGAGTAGATCCAATTACGCGACGTGAATTTTGGGAGTTAATTATGGAAGCTTCTCACAGAGGGACAACCATATTTGTCACCACGCATTATATGGATGAAGCCGAGTATTGCAACCGGGTATCAATCATGGTTGATGGGAAAATTGAAGCATTGGGTGCCCCATTAGAATTGAGACAACAGATTGGCGTATCCAATATGGAGGCCGTTTTTTTAAATCTCGCTAGGAAATCTAGTCGCATTGAAGTATGA